The Penicillium oxalicum strain HP7-1 chromosome IV, whole genome shotgun sequence genome contains a region encoding:
- a CDS encoding Bifunctional protein GAL10, protein MPSGSVLVTGGTGYIGSFTTLALLEAGYKVVVADNLYNSSAEALNRIEAICGKKADFIQIDVTEENGFDKAFEAHPDIDSVIHFAALKAVGESGEKPLDYYMVNVYGTLNLLRSMVKHNVTNIVFSSSATVYGDATRFPNMIPIPEECPLGPTNPYGNTKFAVETAITDVINAQRNNALKAGNEAEAKKWNGALLRYFNPAGAHPSGIMGEDPQGVPYNLLPLLAQVATGKREKLLVFGDDYASHDGTAIRDYIHILDLADGHLKALNYLRDHNPGVRAWNLGTGKGSTVYEMIKAFSAAVGRDLPYEVAPRRAGDVLNLTANASRANKELGWTPKYTLENACEDLWRWTENNPQGYRQQPPAELLAALKK, encoded by the exons ATGCCTTCTGGTTCAGTTCTCGTGACCGG TGGTACCGGATATATTGGCTCCTTCACCACCTTGGCTCTGCTGGAAGCGGGCTACAAGGTCGTCGTTGCCGACAACCTGTACAACTCCTCCGCCGAGGCCTTGAACCGCATCGAGGCCATCTGCGGCAAGAAGGCCGATTTCATCCAGATCGACGTCACCGAGGAGAATGGCTTCGACAAGGCGTTTGAGGCCCACCCCGACATTGACAGTGTCATTCACTTCGCTGCACTGAAG GCTGTGGGTGAGTCTGGTGAGAAGCCCTTGGACTACTACATGGTCAATGTCTACGGCACTTTGAACCTTCTGCGCTCCATGGTCAAGCACAATGTCACCAACATTgtcttctccagctcggccacCGTCTACGGTGATGCGACCCGCTTCCCCAACATGATCCCTATTCCTGAGGAGTGCCCTCTGGGTCCCACCAACCCCTACGGTAACACCAAGTTCGCCGTGGAGACGGCCATCACGGATGTGATCAACGCCCAGCGCAACAATGCTCTCAAGGCCGGcaacgaggccgaggccaagaagtGGAATGGCGCTCTCCTGCGCTACTTCAACCCCGCCGGTGCCCACCCCTCGGGCATCATGGGTGAGGACCCCCAGGGTGTCCCTTACAACCTGCTCCCTCTGCTCGCCCAGGTGGCCACGGGCAAGCGTGAGAAGCTTCTCGTCTTTGGTGACGACTATGCCTCCCACGACGGTACCGCCATCCGCGACTACATTCACATTCTGGACTTGGCCGACGGTCACCTCAAGGCTCTGAACTACTTGCGTGACCACAACCCCGGTGTCCGCGCCTGGAACTTGGGTACTGGCAAGGGCTCCACCGTCTACGAGATGATCAAGGCATTCTCCGCCGCTGTCGGCCGGGACCTCCCCTACGAGGTTGCCCCCCGCCGCGCCGGTGACGTCCTCAACCTGACTGCCAATGCCTCTCGCGCCAACAAGGAACTGGGCTGGACTCCCAAGTACACTTTGGAGAACGCCTGTGAGGACCTCTGGCGCTGGACCGAGAACAACCCTCAGGGGTACCGCCAACAGCCCCCCGCGGAGCTTCTTGCGGCGTTGAAGAAGTAA
- a CDS encoding Glycolipid 2-alpha-mannosyltransferase 2, producing MAISARYTRYLVLAVVGLTFFYFVTRSSFQLPSAASLPKPKPTYEDFKSQKPHNTGINSTERVNATFVTLARNPDIWEIAKSIRTVEDRFNRNFNYDWVFLNDQDFDEDFKKLTTSLASGTTHYGRIPKEHWSYPEWIDQNKAREVREDMGRRKIIYGDSESYRHMCRYESGFFFRHPLMMNYEYYWRVEPSVELFCDVPRDPFLFMKQNNKKYSFVISLLEYIDTIPTLWDSAKKFLKEHPEHIADNNAMDFVSEDGGETYNKCHFWSNFEIGSLEWLRSQAYIDYFTSLDHDGGFFYERWGDAPVHSIAAATMLKRDEIHFFDEIAYYHNPFTHCPSSEQTRLDLRCHCKPHDNFDWKDYSCMMVVLGSERIRSRAIEGLRTVIELVPSVVKLCRRTLRREAAIEKKREY from the exons ATGGCCATCTCTGCGCGATACACCAGGTACCTGGTGTTGGCCGTTGTG GGTTTGACCTTTTTCTACTTTGTCACTCGATCATCCTTCCAGCTACCGAGCGCTGCTTCTCTCCCCAAGCCCAAACCCACCTACGAGGACTTCAAATCACAGAAACCACACAACACGGGGATCAACAGCACCGAGCGGGTCAACGCAACCTTTGTGACCCTCGCTCGCAACCCCGACATTTGGGAGATTGCCAAGTCGATTCGAACGGTGGAAGATCGGTTCAATCGCAACTTCAACTATGACTGGGTCTTCCTGAATGACCAAGATTTCGACGAAGACTTCAAGAAGCTGACGACGTCTCTGGCATCCGGCACGACTCACTACGGCCGCATTCCCAAGGAGCACTGGTCCTACCCGGAATGGATTGACCAAAATAAGGCCCGCGAAGTGCGGGAGGATATGGGTCGTCGAAAGATCATCTACGGCGACTCGGAGAGCTACCGTCACATGTGCCGCTATGAGtcaggcttcttcttccgtcaCCCGCTCATGATGAACTACGAGTACTACTGGCGCGTGGAGCCCAGCGTGGAGCTCTTTTGCGATGTTCCTCGAGACCCTTTCTTGTTCATGAAGCAGAATAACAAGAAATACAGCTTTGTGATCAGCTTGCTCGAATATATCGACACTATTCCGACCCTGTGGGACAGCGCGAAGAAGTTCCTGAAGGAACACCCCGAACACATTGCCGACAACAATGCGATGGACTTTGTCAGTGAGGATGGCGGTGAGACGTACAACAAATGCCACTTC TGGTCGAATTTTGAGATCGGCAGCCTCGAGTGGTTGCGATCCCAGGCATACATCGACTACTTCACTTCCCTGGACCATGATGGTGGTTTCTTCTACGAGCGATGGGGTGATGCGCCCGTGCACTCCATCGCCGCGGCGACCATGCTCAAGAGAGATGAGATCCACTTCTTCGACGAGATTGCGTACTATCACAATCCCTTCACCCACTGCCCCAGTTCTGAGCAGACGCGGCTGGATCTGCGCTGCCACTGCAAGCCCCACGACAACTTTGACTGGAAGGACTATTCTT GTATGATGGTCGTGCTCGGCAGTGAAAGGATACGTAGCCGGGCCATCGAGGGGCTGCGAACGGTGATCGAGTTGGTTCCGAGTGTTGTGAAGTTGTGCCGCCGCACGTTACGACGAGAAGCCGCGATTGAAAAGAAACGAGAGTATTAA
- a CDS encoding putative 37S ribosomal protein S12, whose translation MPQLASQLALRALRTLVQGPSSKSASIRSLTTSSVNAFTRRATTTSTSAPSIANRFIFAPVFRTQTALTTLSARQFSSSPIVRATYNQVRRGCRTGQRARRGRSPALKNHPALKGVCVKTGITKPKKPNSGERKVARVRLSTGKVVTAYIPGEGHNIQQHSVVQVRGGRAQDCPGVKYTLVRGAMDLGGVGSRVTSRSKYGTKKPKSS comes from the exons ATGCCTCAATTAGCCTCACAACTGGCCCTTCGGGCCCTGCGGACTCTTGTTCAAGGCCCATCATCAAAATCAGCCTCCATCCGTTCCCTCACAACCTCCTCTGTCAACGCCTTCACTCGCCGGGCAAccaccacatccacatccgcACCCTCAATCGCGAACCGATTCATATTTGCGCCCGTCTTCCGCACCCAGACAGCCCTCACGACACTCTCTGCCCGCCAGTTCTCCAGCTCTCCCATCGTCCGTGCCACCTACAATCAAGTTCGGCGTGGGTGCCGTACCGGCCAACGCGCACGCCGTGGTCGCTCGCCCGCCTTGAAGAACCATCCCGCGCTCAAGGGCGTGTGCGTCAAGACGGGTATCACGAAGCCCAAGAAGCCCAACTCGGGTGAACGGAAAGTGGCAAGAGTCCGACTGAGTACGGGCAAGGTGGTCACCGCCTATATTCCGGGCGAGGGTCACAATATCCAGCAGCACAGTGTTGTGCAGGTGCGTGGTGGCAGAGCCCAGGATTGTCCTGGTGTGAAATACACTCTGGTTCGAGGTGCTATGGATTTG GGTGGTGTTGGAAGCCGTGTGACCAGTCGTTCCAAGTATGGTACGAAGAAGCCTAAGAGCAGCTAA